A window of Sulfurovum riftiae contains these coding sequences:
- a CDS encoding type I restriction endonuclease subunit R, producing MSYDEDTLVEQPAIHLFESMGWQSCNCYDEVLGIENGTTGREERSDVVLVRRLHDAVEKLNPGLDELLIADVVGELIRDRSLMSDIAANEEIYGYLKEGVKVESVDDDGNSETVTVKIIDWETPENNDFFLASQLWITGEVETRRTDLVGFVNGLPLVFIELKTSHRKLINAYRDNLKDYRSTIPQLFWYNQLIILSNGIQSRVGTVSSGWEHFSEWKKVQSESEPKRVSLEVMLRGTCEKNRLLDIVENFTLFIKKKETVKIVAKYHQYLGVNEALEGVQHIKELQGKLGVYWHTQGSGKSFSMIFFSQKIFRKIPGNWTFVIVTDRRDLDDQIYKGFNAAGVLTQECQADSGEELKQLLREDHRFVFTLIQKFGTQGEVEYPVLSERDDIIVITDEAHRSQYDTLAMNMRKALPNAAFIAFTGTPLLVGEEKTKEVFGDYVSVYNFSDAIEDNSTLPLYYENRVPEVNLNRDDLGDEIVNILDEADLSDEQEAKLEREFANAYHIITREERLETIAHDIVEHFMGREFMGKAMVVSIDKATAIRMYDKVQKQWKMKLDRLKMKRKVSFGSQLRKLEADIAYMEQTDMAVVVSGGQNEYERLEAKGLDLKVHRERMKREKLDEKFKDPDDPLRIVFVCAMWLTGFDAPFTSTLYLDKPLKNHTLMQAIARANRVYPGKPNGQIVDYVNIFGALQEALGHYGSVKEESEGYGTDDMPAKDKTVLFQALEDAFVDLNRFLEKVHIDLSEIVYAGTDDFEKLALLDKASEILLEPGNEEEFISYVRQINRIFKGLLPDTRADVYMSKRVAINVIYRQMKIKSGEDVDDEDVLQVIRNRVNLLLDDAIETVAIESHLPEPVDISHIDFEALAKMLERIEHPKVSDAQRLKNMIARKLPSMVKRNKMRQELQEKFQELVEQYNLGAYTAEAFFEKLKEFIQNDLEPEEKRSAREGLSEEELAIFDLLASEVELSDKERKEVKRIAKALLEKLDKALVIDWRKKQRAKAQVKRVIENVLDALPQSYDDDIWPHSVEKVYQHVFDAYMGQGLSVYAA from the coding sequence GTGAGCTATGATGAAGACACACTGGTAGAACAGCCCGCCATCCACCTTTTTGAAAGTATGGGCTGGCAGTCGTGCAACTGCTACGATGAGGTGCTCGGCATCGAGAACGGGACAACAGGAAGGGAAGAGCGTTCCGATGTGGTGCTGGTCCGGCGTCTGCATGATGCCGTTGAAAAGCTCAACCCCGGTCTGGATGAACTGCTCATCGCGGATGTGGTAGGTGAGTTGATACGTGACCGTTCGCTGATGAGTGACATTGCAGCCAATGAAGAGATATACGGGTATCTCAAAGAGGGTGTCAAAGTCGAAAGCGTAGATGATGATGGCAACAGCGAGACGGTGACGGTGAAGATCATCGACTGGGAAACACCGGAGAACAACGACTTCTTTCTTGCATCGCAGCTTTGGATCACAGGAGAGGTGGAGACCCGCAGGACGGATCTGGTAGGCTTTGTCAACGGACTGCCGCTTGTCTTCATAGAGCTGAAGACCTCTCATCGAAAACTCATCAACGCCTACAGGGACAACCTCAAAGACTACCGTTCCACCATCCCCCAGCTTTTCTGGTATAACCAGCTCATCATCCTCTCCAACGGCATTCAGTCGCGTGTCGGTACCGTCTCCAGCGGATGGGAACACTTTTCGGAGTGGAAAAAGGTACAGAGCGAGAGTGAACCAAAAAGAGTCAGTCTGGAAGTGATGCTGCGTGGAACCTGCGAGAAGAACAGGCTGCTGGACATCGTGGAGAACTTTACGCTGTTCATCAAGAAGAAAGAGACGGTGAAGATCGTTGCGAAGTACCACCAGTATCTCGGGGTCAATGAAGCCCTTGAAGGAGTGCAGCACATCAAGGAGCTTCAGGGGAAACTCGGGGTCTACTGGCATACGCAGGGAAGCGGCAAGAGCTTTTCGATGATCTTCTTCTCGCAGAAGATCTTCCGGAAGATCCCCGGTAACTGGACTTTTGTCATCGTAACGGACAGGCGTGATCTGGATGACCAGATATACAAAGGCTTCAATGCCGCAGGCGTGCTGACGCAGGAGTGTCAGGCAGATTCAGGTGAAGAGCTGAAGCAGCTGCTGCGTGAAGACCACCGTTTTGTCTTTACCCTTATTCAGAAGTTCGGTACCCAGGGAGAGGTGGAGTATCCGGTTCTCTCCGAAAGGGACGACATCATTGTCATTACCGACGAAGCACACCGCAGCCAGTACGATACCCTGGCAATGAACATGAGAAAGGCACTGCCCAATGCCGCCTTCATCGCCTTTACCGGAACACCGCTGCTGGTGGGAGAAGAGAAGACCAAAGAGGTTTTCGGAGACTATGTTTCTGTCTACAATTTTTCCGATGCCATCGAGGACAACTCGACACTGCCGCTCTACTATGAGAACCGGGTACCCGAAGTGAATCTGAACAGAGACGACCTGGGAGATGAGATCGTCAACATTCTCGATGAAGCGGACCTGAGTGACGAACAGGAAGCGAAGCTTGAACGGGAGTTTGCCAATGCCTACCACATCATTACCCGTGAAGAGCGTCTGGAGACGATAGCCCATGACATTGTCGAACACTTTATGGGCCGTGAGTTTATGGGGAAGGCGATGGTGGTCTCCATAGACAAAGCGACTGCCATACGGATGTATGACAAAGTGCAAAAACAGTGGAAAATGAAACTGGACCGTTTGAAAATGAAACGGAAAGTCAGTTTCGGTTCGCAGCTTAGAAAGCTTGAAGCGGACATCGCCTATATGGAGCAGACCGATATGGCGGTCGTGGTCTCCGGCGGCCAGAACGAGTACGAACGGCTTGAAGCCAAAGGGCTTGACCTGAAAGTCCACAGGGAGAGAATGAAGCGTGAGAAGCTGGACGAGAAGTTCAAAGACCCGGATGACCCGCTCAGGATCGTTTTCGTCTGTGCCATGTGGTTGACGGGCTTCGATGCACCGTTCACATCGACACTCTACCTGGACAAACCGCTGAAGAACCATACCCTGATGCAGGCCATCGCCAGAGCCAACAGGGTCTACCCGGGAAAACCCAACGGGCAGATCGTGGACTATGTCAATATCTTCGGAGCGTTGCAGGAAGCACTGGGACACTACGGCAGTGTGAAAGAGGAGAGTGAGGGGTACGGTACTGATGATATGCCGGCAAAAGATAAAACCGTACTCTTCCAAGCACTTGAAGATGCATTTGTGGATTTGAACCGGTTTTTGGAAAAAGTGCATATCGACCTTTCAGAGATTGTGTATGCCGGTACCGACGACTTTGAAAAACTGGCACTGCTCGACAAAGCAAGTGAGATTCTGCTGGAACCGGGGAATGAAGAGGAGTTCATTTCGTATGTGCGGCAGATCAACCGGATCTTCAAAGGGTTATTGCCGGATACGAGGGCAGATGTGTACATGAGTAAGAGAGTCGCCATCAATGTGATCTACAGGCAGATGAAGATCAAAAGCGGCGAGGATGTGGATGATGAGGATGTACTGCAAGTCATTAGAAACCGGGTAAATCTTCTGCTCGATGATGCCATAGAGACAGTGGCTATCGAATCGCACCTTCCCGAACCGGTGGATATTTCCCATATTGATTTTGAAGCGCTGGCAAAGATGCTGGAGCGTATAGAACATCCCAAAGTTTCGGATGCTCAGCGTTTGAAGAACATGATCGCCCGGAAGCTGCCTTCCATGGTCAAACGCAACAAAATGAGACAGGAGCTCCAGGAAAAGTTCCAGGAGCTTGTGGAGCAATACAACCTCGGAGCCTATACGGCGGAAGCCTTCTTTGAAAAGCTCAAAGAATTCATACAGAACGATCTCGAACCGGAAGAGAAACGCAGCGCAAGGGAAGGATTGAGTGAAGAGGAACTGGCAATCTTCGATCTGCTGGCTTCTGAGGTGGAGTTGAGCGATAAAGAACGCAAAGAGGTCAAACGCATTGCCAAAGCGCTGCTGGAAAAGCTGGACAAGGCACTGGTGATCGACTGGCGTAAAAAACAGCGGGCAAAGGCACAGGTGAAACGGGTCATAGAGAATGTTCTGGATGCACTTCCCCAAAGCTATGACGACGATATCTGGCCGCACTCGGTTGAAAAGGTTTATCAGCATGTCTTTGATGCCTATATGGGACAGGGTCTCAGTGTGTATGCGGCGTAA
- a CDS encoding HlyD family secretion protein — MPTLKKLIKLLFTLAILGAAGYFAYHKYRDYIENPWTRDGQVRTQVIQVAPRVTGMVTKIHVVDNQKVKKGDLLFELDPSQYELKVRQAKARLQRTLEAAKGTKIEYERVKKIYAKDKGAVSQKDLVRNETNYFKSLADIDSSTEALNTAKLNLSYTKVYAEIDGYVSNITFQIGTQATANKPILALVDTSSYWVFGFFREDKIPNVRIGDDAVVTLMAYPDTPLKGKVESIGWGISLSDGNPGNNLLPSIKPVFQWIRLAQRIPVRIKLDTLPDNVKLRFGLTASVMVMNRKEEKK, encoded by the coding sequence ATGCCGACTCTTAAAAAACTTATCAAACTATTATTTACTCTGGCTATTCTGGGAGCAGCTGGCTACTTTGCCTACCACAAATACAGAGACTACATAGAAAACCCTTGGACACGCGACGGACAGGTACGTACACAGGTCATCCAGGTCGCACCCCGTGTGACGGGCATGGTCACGAAGATACATGTCGTGGACAACCAGAAGGTCAAAAAAGGGGACCTTCTCTTCGAACTCGACCCTTCACAGTACGAACTGAAGGTCAGACAGGCCAAAGCAAGACTGCAGCGTACACTCGAAGCGGCGAAAGGGACCAAGATAGAGTATGAACGTGTCAAAAAGATCTATGCCAAGGACAAAGGTGCCGTCTCACAAAAAGACCTTGTCAGAAATGAGACCAACTATTTCAAATCACTTGCGGACATCGACAGTTCTACGGAAGCACTCAACACTGCCAAGCTCAACCTCTCCTACACGAAGGTCTATGCAGAGATTGACGGCTACGTCTCCAACATCACCTTCCAGATCGGTACACAGGCTACGGCCAACAAACCCATACTCGCTCTGGTCGACACCTCTTCCTACTGGGTCTTCGGCTTCTTCCGTGAAGACAAGATACCCAATGTGAGGATCGGAGATGATGCCGTCGTGACACTCATGGCCTACCCGGACACACCGCTCAAAGGAAAAGTGGAATCCATCGGCTGGGGGATCTCCCTCTCCGACGGAAACCCTGGAAACAATCTGCTTCCAAGCATCAAACCGGTCTTCCAGTGGATCAGGCTTGCACAGAGGATCCCGGTACGCATCAAACTTGATACCCTACCCGACAATGTAAAGTTGAGATTCGGTCTGACCGCTTCGGTGATGGTAATGAATCGAAAAGAAGAGAAGAAGTAA
- a CDS encoding TolC family protein, whose amino-acid sequence MRTTMSIKRAAAIGLSSLIFSGCVKLGPDFTGISNPPLPKAWKRNHTDPKNASVVKWWRTFHDPTLNRLVEKAYAQNLDIKSAGLRIAQARAALGISQGLAFPQVQTISGQASSTRTGLGDVATAGLNFDMGWEMDIWGKYARGIEASEAGLYASVASYDNIMVSVIAEVARNYIDYRTAQERLTYAKRNVVIQERVTKMTEIQFNSGNVSELDMQQARTQLYNTRTSIPAIELTKVKARNALALLLSTDAGQIDRMLNVGKAKRYEAANTFIAQSKDIIQIKEKAHGLIGIELIPTASLNPYYKIDANLLTQRPDLKVAEYNVHANSARIGATMAALYPSFSLFGNIGYNTNNSTGSWISGSNALGVTIGPSFSWNIFNYGRIKNQIRLQDAIFEESLVKYNKQVLSAVQEVSNALNGYVLTRKQHIENKKAVEATIRAFNISVVQYNDGLVNYQRLLTTVEKLTSTQDRFASIKGNMALSAVSLYKALGGGWQISRGKAYISKEMAARMKARTDWGHYLDDDMTRLPKGFYAAGESNAK is encoded by the coding sequence ATGAGAACAACAATGAGTATCAAACGTGCCGCCGCCATAGGCCTCTCCTCGCTTATTTTCAGCGGTTGTGTCAAGCTGGGGCCTGATTTTACAGGCATCAGCAATCCACCTCTGCCCAAAGCGTGGAAACGCAACCATACCGACCCGAAAAATGCTTCTGTCGTCAAATGGTGGCGTACCTTCCATGACCCGACACTCAACCGTCTGGTCGAAAAGGCCTATGCCCAGAACCTCGACATCAAGAGTGCCGGACTGCGTATCGCACAGGCACGTGCCGCTCTGGGTATCAGTCAGGGGCTTGCCTTCCCGCAGGTACAGACAATTTCAGGACAGGCAAGCTCAACGCGTACCGGACTCGGAGATGTCGCTACCGCAGGGTTGAACTTCGACATGGGATGGGAGATGGACATCTGGGGCAAGTATGCCAGAGGTATCGAAGCTTCCGAAGCCGGCCTCTATGCCTCCGTTGCATCCTACGACAACATCATGGTCTCCGTCATTGCCGAAGTGGCACGGAACTACATCGACTACCGTACGGCACAGGAGCGTCTGACCTACGCCAAGCGGAACGTGGTTATTCAGGAGCGTGTCACAAAAATGACAGAGATACAGTTCAACTCGGGCAACGTTTCCGAACTCGATATGCAGCAGGCCAGGACACAGCTCTACAACACACGTACCTCCATTCCTGCCATTGAACTGACCAAGGTCAAGGCACGCAATGCCCTTGCCCTCCTGCTGAGTACCGATGCCGGCCAGATAGACCGTATGCTCAATGTCGGAAAGGCCAAACGGTATGAAGCAGCCAACACATTCATCGCACAAAGCAAAGATATCATACAGATCAAGGAGAAAGCCCACGGGCTCATCGGTATCGAGCTTATTCCCACAGCCAGTCTGAACCCTTACTACAAGATCGATGCAAATCTCCTGACACAGCGGCCAGACCTCAAAGTGGCCGAGTACAACGTGCATGCAAACTCTGCACGTATCGGTGCGACCATGGCAGCACTCTACCCGAGCTTCAGCCTCTTTGGAAATATCGGCTACAACACGAACAACTCAACAGGCTCATGGATATCGGGAAGCAATGCTCTTGGCGTAACGATCGGCCCCTCTTTCTCCTGGAATATCTTCAACTACGGACGTATCAAGAACCAGATCAGATTGCAGGATGCCATCTTCGAAGAGAGCCTGGTCAAGTATAACAAACAGGTTCTCTCCGCCGTTCAGGAGGTCTCCAATGCCCTCAACGGCTATGTCCTGACACGCAAACAGCATATCGAGAACAAAAAAGCCGTCGAAGCGACCATTCGTGCTTTCAACATTTCGGTCGTACAGTACAACGACGGTCTGGTCAACTACCAGCGTCTGCTGACCACCGTAGAGAAACTTACCTCTACACAGGACCGTTTTGCCAGCATCAAGGGGAACATGGCACTCAGTGCCGTCTCTCTCTACAAAGCACTGGGCGGCGGCTGGCAGATCAGCAGAGGAAAAGCCTACATCTCCAAAGAGATGGCCGCCAGGATGAAGGCACGTACGGACTGGGGACACTACCTGGACGACGATATGACACGACTCCCGAAAGGATTCTATGCAGCAGGAGAGAGCAATGCTAAATAA
- a CDS encoding restriction endonuclease subunit S, translating into MASFSKVKLGEIANIKGGKRLPKGHTLLYDKTLHPYIRARDIKDGVIIFDDPVYIDQSTYEKIQRYTVDKGDVCITIVGANVGDVGQVPTFLDGANLTENAVKLVAKDNDEYIADYIKYALQTQDAQKQMKNAAAGAAQPKLGIYKIKEVEIFYPSKNIRARISTILSTYDDLIENNNRRIAILEEMAQKLYREWFVKFRFPGHEKVKMVESEFGLIPEGWEVVKLSEMCNLTMGQSPKSEFYNENKEGIPFYQGVADFGLRFPKERVYCTKPTRFAKEGDILFSVRAPVGRLNIANSDLSIGRGLSAINHKDGYQTFLYQQLKYLFRVEDSMGNGSIFNSVTKRDMQNIDLLKPAIEIVEKFEEIAIPMFDLLDNLEKRNINLKGQRDLLLPKLISGKINV; encoded by the coding sequence ATGGCTTCTTTTTCAAAAGTAAAATTGGGGGAAATTGCAAATATAAAAGGAGGTAAACGCTTACCTAAGGGTCATACACTTTTGTATGACAAAACGCTACATCCATATATACGAGCAAGAGATATAAAAGATGGTGTAATTATATTTGATGATCCTGTTTATATTGATCAGTCTACATATGAAAAAATTCAGCGGTATACAGTTGATAAAGGAGATGTTTGTATTACTATAGTTGGCGCGAATGTAGGGGATGTTGGGCAGGTACCAACATTTTTAGATGGTGCAAACCTTACAGAAAATGCTGTGAAACTAGTAGCAAAAGACAATGATGAATATATAGCTGATTACATTAAATATGCATTGCAAACACAAGATGCGCAAAAACAAATGAAAAATGCTGCTGCTGGTGCAGCTCAACCTAAATTAGGTATATATAAAATCAAAGAAGTTGAAATTTTTTATCCATCAAAAAATATTAGAGCACGCATATCGACTATACTTTCCACCTACGACGATCTTATCGAAAACAACAACCGCCGCATTGCCATCCTCGAAGAGATGGCACAAAAACTCTACCGAGAATGGTTTGTCAAATTCCGCTTTCCTGGACATGAAAAGGTCAAGATGGTCGAGTCGGAGTTTGGGTTGATTCCGGAAGGGTGGGAGGTGGTTAAACTTTCTGAAATGTGCAATCTTACAATGGGGCAATCTCCAAAGTCTGAATTTTACAATGAAAATAAAGAAGGGATACCATTTTATCAAGGTGTAGCAGATTTCGGATTACGGTTTCCGAAAGAGCGAGTCTACTGTACAAAGCCCACGCGTTTTGCCAAAGAAGGTGATATTCTGTTTAGTGTACGAGCCCCAGTTGGTCGTTTGAATATTGCAAACAGTGATTTATCAATTGGTCGAGGTCTGTCTGCGATTAATCACAAAGATGGTTACCAAACTTTTTTATATCAACAGTTGAAGTATCTGTTTCGGGTCGAAGATTCTATGGGTAACGGATCAATTTTCAATTCGGTTACAAAGAGAGATATGCAGAATATTGATCTTTTGAAGCCTGCTATTGAAATAGTTGAAAAGTTTGAAGAAATAGCAATACCGATGTTTGATTTACTTGATAACTTAGAAAAAAGAAATATTAATCTGAAAGGACAAAGGGATTTGCTTTTGCCTAAATTGATTTCAGGAAAGATTAATGTCTAA
- a CDS encoding HNH endonuclease: MSKPRDDFTETTIRTLRERVASRCSNPNCRIVTTGPSTVKDKVNRIGEAAHICAAASGGPRYDENMTSEERKSIDNGIWLCSNCADMIDKDWERYPIELLQQWKKDADEFALNEMGKKLPTVDEPLELLMASMTGTGLQGLPTRLKNISLAASQYLESIDPRLAVNIVFDKNCTTFHFAAKEEPVEMKLSLIPENLESFDEKMNNLFKYGEPLEATVNDFSFFGSEIFDRLKQDGLTNAKISFTPKNVDGKLKLKLTNGGDIYLVDDMVGTIFTGNQNISFQGKLFGDILQFSLRIPLPTGSSMEESNFSFSINFDIWNETDILSLPYFNKVYEFFEKLYSGFYLSGILEIEGEKLLSMNEKRLNDDCSIVEMYSTFKYIYLARKISKYFGKQIIFNRFEFYYDDLKEMENIVHAIEQYSVELKEDDAIKFSITITSDEHLHNMRDHSIRTKPIQMKLEAPDHKVNIFEEEIEIPKIRQIFTYMKLNKAPNFDSKKVGDSVEFEYVPQEGAVYSIGFIKEN, encoded by the coding sequence ATGTCTAAACCAAGAGATGATTTCACAGAAACCACCATTAGAACATTGAGAGAAAGAGTTGCAAGTAGATGTTCTAACCCCAATTGCAGGATCGTAACAACTGGACCCTCCACAGTTAAAGACAAAGTTAATAGAATTGGTGAGGCTGCACATATTTGTGCTGCTGCTTCTGGGGGACCAAGATATGATGAAAATATGACATCCGAAGAACGAAAGTCAATTGATAATGGTATTTGGCTTTGTTCCAATTGTGCAGATATGATAGATAAGGATTGGGAGCGTTATCCTATTGAGTTATTGCAGCAATGGAAGAAAGATGCAGATGAGTTTGCGCTTAACGAAATGGGAAAGAAATTGCCAACTGTTGATGAGCCTCTTGAATTATTAATGGCTTCAATGACTGGTACAGGATTACAAGGTTTACCCACAAGACTTAAAAATATATCTTTGGCTGCTTCTCAGTATTTAGAAAGCATTGATCCCCGACTTGCTGTTAATATAGTCTTTGACAAAAACTGTACTACTTTTCACTTTGCTGCCAAGGAAGAGCCTGTAGAGATGAAGCTTTCACTTATTCCTGAAAATTTGGAAAGTTTTGATGAAAAAATGAATAATCTTTTCAAATATGGAGAACCTTTGGAAGCTACTGTTAATGATTTTTCTTTTTTTGGGTCTGAAATATTTGACAGATTAAAACAGGACGGTCTTACTAATGCAAAAATATCATTTACTCCAAAGAATGTAGACGGTAAATTAAAACTAAAATTAACTAATGGTGGTGATATATATCTAGTTGATGATATGGTAGGAACTATTTTTACCGGTAATCAAAATATTAGTTTTCAAGGAAAACTTTTTGGTGATATACTACAGTTTTCCCTCCGAATTCCACTTCCTACTGGATCTTCAATGGAAGAATCAAATTTTTCTTTTTCAATAAATTTTGATATTTGGAATGAAACAGATATTCTATCACTACCATATTTCAATAAAGTATATGAGTTTTTTGAAAAGTTATATTCAGGATTTTACCTAAGTGGCATTTTGGAAATAGAAGGAGAAAAACTCTTATCTATGAATGAAAAAAGACTTAATGATGATTGTAGTATTGTTGAAATGTATAGTACATTCAAATACATATATCTTGCTAGGAAAATTTCAAAATATTTTGGAAAACAAATCATTTTTAATAGGTTTGAATTTTACTATGATGATTTAAAAGAAATGGAAAATATTGTTCATGCAATAGAACAATATAGTGTTGAATTAAAAGAAGATGATGCCATAAAATTTTCAATTACGATTACATCAGATGAACATTTACATAATATGCGTGATCATAGTATAAGAACTAAACCTATACAAATGAAACTAGAGGCTCCAGACCATAAAGTAAATATTTTTGAAGAAGAAATTGAAATTCCTAAAATCAGGCAAATTTTTACATATATGAAACTTAATAAAGCTCCGAATTTTGATTCAAAAAAAGTGGGAGATTCAGTAGAGTTTGAGTATGTACCTCAAGAGGGTGCTGTTTATTCTATTGGATTTATAAAAGAGAATTAA
- a CDS encoding type II toxin-antitoxin system Phd/YefM family antitoxin: MQAVNYTAARNNLKSIIDNVCDNNEEVIVTTKNDKSVVIISLDEYNKTHAQLKRDVQQAIAEIERGDYMSIDEAFEKAKKAYRA, from the coding sequence ATGCAAGCAGTAAATTACACAGCGGCACGCAACAACCTCAAAAGCATCATAGACAATGTGTGCGACAATAACGAAGAAGTGATCGTCACAACCAAAAATGACAAAAGCGTGGTGATCATCTCTCTTGATGAGTATAACAAAACCCATGCCCAGCTCAAACGGGACGTGCAGCAGGCGATCGCTGAGATTGAGCGGGGAGACTACATGAGTATTGACGAAGCATTTGAAAAGGCAAAGAAAGCCTACCGTGCTTAA
- a CDS encoding type II toxin-antitoxin system RelE/ParE family toxin, translated as MLKVLFSKTATDNLISQALYIFEQTQSIELSDKYLDDMKEYIVTTLSEFPKAGRPSEELAPNTRKLVYQGYSIIYRIAEKQIEILTLYRENMPKMGV; from the coding sequence GTGCTTAAAGTACTATTTTCCAAAACAGCTACCGACAACCTTATAAGTCAGGCACTCTATATTTTCGAACAGACGCAAAGCATTGAACTGTCCGATAAGTATTTGGATGATATGAAAGAGTATATCGTCACGACACTTTCAGAATTTCCAAAAGCAGGCAGGCCTTCAGAAGAGTTGGCACCAAATACGCGTAAGCTTGTCTATCAGGGGTATTCTATTATTTACAGGATAGCAGAAAAGCAAATCGAGATTTTGACTCTCTACAGAGAAAATATGCCGAAAATGGGGGTATAG
- a CDS encoding DUF1656 domain-containing protein, with product MLNNYPHELSIDDVYFSPILPVVLLSFLAAVITVLILNKLKVSRYFYAPSYVFIAVMALYMVLIDHFWIKF from the coding sequence ATGCTAAATAACTATCCGCACGAACTTTCCATCGATGATGTCTATTTCTCGCCCATACTGCCTGTCGTACTGCTCTCGTTCCTTGCAGCGGTCATTACAGTGCTCATACTCAACAAGTTGAAGGTTTCGCGTTATTTTTATGCTCCTTCCTATGTGTTCATTGCCGTTATGGCACTCTATATGGTCCTCATAGACCATTTCTGGATCAAATTTTAA